A genomic stretch from Dissulfurispira thermophila includes:
- a CDS encoding 2-isopropylmalate synthase: MRIIKIFDTTLRDGEQSPGASMNVDEKIQVAKQLVKLGVDIIEAGFPFASPGDFEAVKRIANEVRGAIIAGLARAKEDDIKRAYEALKDAPRKRIHTFHSTSDIHLKYQFRVSREEALKRSVEMVKLARTLVEDVEFSPMDATRTEVSYLLDVVEAVIEAGASTVNIPDTVGYITPTEFGELIRTIKERIGDRAVISVHCHNDLGLAVANSLAAIINGAGQVECTINGIGERAGNCAMEEVVMALKTRRDFYNADTNINTREIIRTSRLITRITGMAVQPNKAIVGANAFAHESGIHQDGLLKEKMTYEIIRPEDIGLQKTELVLGKHSGRHAFKTRLQELGYDLSQEEIDTAFKKFKHLADQKKYIFNEDLEALVSEEVSKTPEIYSLVDLSITSGINVKPTAALKLKINDNIAEKMEHGDGPVDAVYKAIAAITQTKSNLLKFEVKSITGGTDALGEVMVSLEEDGHTVRGHGADTDIIVAAAKAYINALNKLAAKKR; encoded by the coding sequence ATGAGGATCATCAAGATATTCGATACAACTCTCAGAGATGGAGAACAGTCACCTGGTGCTTCTATGAATGTGGATGAAAAGATTCAGGTGGCAAAGCAACTCGTAAAATTAGGCGTGGATATTATAGAAGCAGGCTTTCCGTTCGCATCACCCGGAGACTTCGAGGCAGTGAAGCGCATTGCCAATGAAGTCAGGGGTGCTATCATTGCAGGACTCGCACGAGCAAAAGAAGATGATATAAAGAGAGCGTACGAGGCTCTCAAAGACGCACCGAGGAAACGTATACACACATTTCATTCCACTTCAGACATACACCTGAAATACCAGTTCAGGGTTAGTCGTGAAGAGGCGTTGAAGAGATCAGTTGAAATGGTAAAACTGGCACGCACCCTCGTAGAGGATGTCGAATTCTCACCTATGGATGCGACAAGGACAGAAGTATCTTATTTGCTCGATGTGGTTGAGGCAGTCATTGAGGCAGGTGCATCAACTGTAAACATCCCAGATACTGTAGGATATATAACACCGACCGAATTCGGGGAACTGATCAGGACAATCAAGGAAAGGATAGGCGACAGGGCAGTTATCTCTGTACACTGTCATAATGACCTCGGTCTTGCTGTTGCAAATTCCCTCGCAGCAATCATTAATGGGGCTGGACAAGTGGAATGCACTATCAACGGTATAGGTGAAAGGGCAGGCAACTGCGCCATGGAAGAAGTGGTAATGGCTCTAAAAACTCGCAGGGATTTCTACAATGCAGATACGAATATCAATACAAGGGAGATTATTCGCACAAGCAGACTCATAACAAGAATAACCGGCATGGCTGTTCAGCCTAACAAGGCAATAGTTGGAGCCAATGCATTTGCCCATGAATCAGGAATACATCAGGACGGTCTGCTGAAGGAAAAGATGACCTACGAAATAATACGGCCTGAAGACATAGGTCTTCAGAAAACTGAACTTGTGCTCGGAAAACATTCAGGCAGGCACGCATTTAAAACGAGGCTCCAGGAATTGGGCTATGACCTCAGCCAGGAGGAAATCGATACAGCCTTTAAAAAGTTCAAGCATCTTGCGGATCAGAAAAAGTACATCTTCAATGAGGATCTGGAAGCCCTCGTGTCTGAGGAGGTATCAAAGACACCCGAGATATATAGCCTCGTTGACCTGTCCATTACAAGCGGCATTAATGTAAAGCCTACGGCAGCATTAAAGCTAAAGATTAATGACAATATTGCTGAAAAAATGGAGCACGGCGACGGTCCTGTGGATGCTGTTTATAAGGCAATTGCAGCCATTACTCAGACAAAGAGCAACCTGTTAAAGTTCGAGGTCAAAAGCATTACAGGTGGAACAGATGCACTGGGAGAGGTTATGGTTTCTCTGGAAGAAGATGGCCACACTGTAAGGGGACACGGCGCTGATACAGACATAATTGTTGCTGCTGCAAAGGCTTACATAAATGCATTGAATAAGCTGGCTGCCAAAAAGAGATAG
- the pssA gene encoding CDP-diacylglycerol--serine O-phosphatidyltransferase: protein MTSKHKREERKPKKGVYLLPNTITLCGMFAGFFAILSAINGNFLNAAWAIIIANIFDGLDGWIARLTNTSTRFGIELDSLSDLVAFGVAPSVMMYKWALSPFGRVGWAAAFLFVACGALRLARFNIQTGTPGSKAFKGMPIPGAATILASIVIFYYEFWTGIPEKNIFFPIITIIISLLMVSTLRYHGLKEIDFRERKPFWVLIVFVLVLFVLFVHPSTAIFIFAITYLLWGIIENIFLFAKRRKLKQMEQHISSEQHGE, encoded by the coding sequence ATGACATCGAAACACAAAAGAGAGGAAAGAAAACCCAAAAAAGGCGTATATCTCCTGCCCAACACCATAACCCTCTGCGGCATGTTTGCCGGCTTTTTTGCAATCCTATCAGCTATAAATGGTAATTTTCTCAACGCGGCATGGGCAATAATAATTGCAAATATATTCGATGGGCTTGACGGCTGGATTGCAAGACTCACAAACACATCTACACGATTCGGCATTGAACTCGATTCCCTCTCAGATCTTGTGGCATTTGGTGTTGCTCCGTCAGTAATGATGTATAAATGGGCTCTATCACCATTTGGTAGAGTGGGATGGGCGGCAGCATTTTTATTTGTTGCATGTGGTGCCCTAAGGCTTGCAAGATTCAATATACAGACAGGCACCCCCGGCTCAAAGGCATTTAAAGGCATGCCGATACCGGGTGCTGCAACTATTTTGGCATCTATCGTTATCTTTTATTATGAATTCTGGACAGGTATACCTGAAAAAAATATCTTTTTCCCTATTATCACAATCATTATTTCTTTATTAATGGTGAGCACACTTCGCTATCATGGTCTTAAGGAGATAGATTTCAGAGAAAGAAAGCCCTTCTGGGTATTGATTGTATTTGTTTTAGTGCTCTTTGTCTTATTTGTGCATCCTTCGACTGCAATATTCATCTTTGCAATAACATACCTGCTATGGGGTATAATTGAAAATATATTTCTTTTTGCAAAAAGAAGAAAATTAAAGCAGATGGAACAACATATTTCGTCTGAACAACATGGAGAATAA
- a CDS encoding phosphatidylserine decarboxylase family protein — MLKLAPEGYPFIIFFSVLTIISFFLSSGIWIALLPFILTLFMLYFFRDPERIIPEGENIFVSPADGKVILIKNVYEEQYLKSNAIMVSIFMSPLNVHVNRSPCDGIVESVIHTKGKFLSAFKHEASLQNENIIMLLNTRYGKVLVRQVAGFVARRAVCRVKIGDALKKGERYGIIKFSSRLDVYLPKDVNIKVKLGDKVKAGETIIAII, encoded by the coding sequence ATGCTTAAACTCGCACCAGAAGGCTATCCATTTATCATATTTTTCTCTGTATTAACCATTATTTCGTTCTTCTTATCAAGCGGGATATGGATAGCCCTTTTACCATTCATTCTTACACTTTTTATGCTGTACTTCTTCAGAGACCCCGAAAGAATTATACCTGAAGGTGAAAATATCTTTGTGTCACCCGCTGATGGTAAGGTCATACTGATAAAAAATGTATATGAAGAACAGTATCTAAAAAGCAATGCAATAATGGTCAGCATCTTTATGTCGCCTCTGAATGTCCATGTGAACAGGTCACCATGTGACGGGATTGTTGAATCTGTAATTCATACAAAAGGCAAGTTTCTTTCTGCATTTAAACACGAGGCATCTTTGCAAAATGAAAATATCATAATGTTACTTAATACAAGATATGGCAAAGTGCTTGTGCGCCAGGTTGCTGGCTTTGTTGCAAGGAGAGCAGTATGCAGAGTGAAGATAGGTGATGCACTAAAAAAGGGTGAAAGATACGGAATAATTAAATTCAGTTCAAGGTTGGATGTATATCTGCCAAAAGATGTTAACATTAAAGTCAAGCTGGGGGATAAGGTAAAGGCTGGAGAAACAATAATTGCAATAATATAA